The Mugil cephalus isolate CIBA_MC_2020 chromosome 19, CIBA_Mcephalus_1.1, whole genome shotgun sequence genome has a window encoding:
- the mrps18c gene encoding 28S ribosomal protein S18c, mitochondrial: MLHLRSFQRLKAVLNLHGNAGVRSLSAASTATGQQQEDVLMTMENPYKEPEKGCILCNVTVDFKNIQLLSQFISPHTGRIYGRHITGLCGRKQKEVSKAIKKAHAMGFMSVTHKHPQFMKDPNICGVKHLD, encoded by the exons ATGTTACATCTGAGGAGCTTCCAGAGGCTAAAAGCTGTTTTAAATCTGCACGGGAACGCAG gtgtgagGAGCCTCTCAGCAGCTTCTACTGCTACAGGACAACAACAGGAGGACGTG CTCATGACTATGGAGAACCCGTACAAAGAGCCAGAGAAAGGCTGCATCCTCTGTAACGTGACGGTGGATTTTAAAAACATCCAG CTCCTGTCTCAGTTCATCTCTCCTCACACGGGGAGGATTTACGGCCGACACATCACAG gtttatGTGGCAGGAAACAGAAGGAGGTGTCAAAGGCCATAAAGAAAGCTCACGCTATGG GGTTCATGTCGGTGACTCACAAACATCCACAGTTCATGAAGGATCCCAACATCTGTGGAGTCAAACATCTGGATTAG
- the abraxas1 gene encoding BRCA1-A complex subunit Abraxas 1 translates to MAEPTVRMSGIVLASLMFHHVNSDSDVEGLVLGESRFDEQITISDSQADHIHIEETYNVQKHIACHRLNMLYDSTGQVNVEAVKKMLADNKQESVIGWYRQRRNSDQNMTFREKKVHESLKNFLSNPHLVFLLLTPCKVTAPGSTHRTEYSAFISRSRRFVNVPVLVGNLGLLEQLAYWKDSAPNSAAGYSRTMKRHGSRFFCSSGLLREVTEVNKMNDSLQSELKKTCRDVEDSERQVEALQEEISTLRRRLREEAGFTKGGKEEDVVVVATEPRNRLLLDAVTVLFVDSPLFTSQTLTLDAFPVPDGVSMTTQVNPETTTASTPASVAISRKRPGETVDGMERKRRRSKT, encoded by the exons ATGGCGGAGCCGACAGTGCGGATGTCTGGTATTGTTTTAGCCTCTCTCATGTTCCATCATGTTAACAGCGACTCCGACGTG GAGGGTCTGGTCCTCGGAGAGAGCAGGTTTGATGAGCAGATCACCATCAGCGACTCCCAGGCTGATCACATTCACATCGAGGAGACGTACA ATGTCCAGAAGCACATCGCCTGCCACAGACTGAACAT gttgtACGACAGCACTGGGCAGGTGAATGTGGAGGCGGTGAAGAAGATGCTGGCCGACAACAAACAG GAAAGTGTGATCGGTTGGTACCGTCAGCGCAGGAACTCGGACCAGAACATGACGTTCAGAGAGAAGAAAGTTCACGAGAGTCTGAAGAACTTCCTGTCCAACCCGCACCTggtcttcctgctgctgacgcCCTGCAAGGTGACGGCGCCGGGGTCGACCCACCGGACCGAGTACTCGGCCTTCATCTCCCGCAGCAG ACGCTTCGTGAACGTCCCGGTCCTCGTTGGTAACCTGGGTCTCCTGGAGCAGCTCGCCTACTGGAAGGACTCCGCCCCCAACTCTGCAGCCGGATACAGCCGGACCATGAAGAGACACGG gtccaggttcttcTGCTCCAGTGGTCTCCTGAGGGAGGTGACCGAGGTCAATAAGATGAATGATTCTCTGCAGTCGGAGCTGAAG AAGACGTGCAGAGACGTGGAGGACAGCGAGCGGCAGGTGGAGGCGCTACAGGAGGAGATCTCCACTCTGAGGAGGAGGCTCAGGGAGGAGGCCGGCTTTAccaagggaggaaaggaggaag ACGTGGTCGTCGTGGCGACGGAGCCGAGGAACCGTCTCCTCCTGGACGCCGTCACCGTTCTGTTCGTGGactctcctctcttcacctccCAGACTCTGACCCTGGACGCCTTCCCTGTCCCTGATGGCGTTTCCATGACGACGCAGGTAAACCCAGAGACGACGACGGCGTCGACGCCAGCGAGCGTGGCGATCAGTCGGAAGAGACCGGGGGAGACGGTGGACGGGATGGAGAGGAAACGGAGGAGGAGCAAGACCTGa
- the gpat3 gene encoding glycerol-3-phosphate acyltransferase 3 isoform X1, translating into MEDLWCAAAAVFQVWVFVVVFLIMLPAMFGLSLGVTGVYIQVLVKILEWATVRIQRGRRQQPSVPVPLSNGIIERAGGSMEEEVGRLRCSRALEGVEGAESAEGAEFALSDALFFYKKGLESIVDDQVTQRFSSEELASWNLLTRTNQNFCYISLRLTVIWGLGVFVRYCILFPLRITLAVIGLSWLVVGTTLVGFLPETSAKNWLSELVHLTCYRICARGLSATIHYHNRENRPQKGGICVANHTTPIDVVILANDGCYAMVGQIHGGLMGVMQRSMVRSCPHVWFERSEMKDRHAVTNRLRAHIAAKTKLPILIFPEGTCVNNTSVMMFKKGSFEIGGTIYPVAIKYDPRFGDAFWNSSKFNMVSYLLRTMSSWAIVVNVWYLPPMTRQEQDGEDAVQFANRVKSAIAARGGLLDLAWDGGLKRGKVKDSLREEQQKKYSSLLVGQDSDSDDQEPPGTIENHQEP; encoded by the exons ATGGAGGACCTCTGGTGCGCGGCTGCAGCTGTTTTCCAGGTGTGGGTGTTCGTGGTGGTGTTCCTCATCATGCTGCCCGCCATGTTCGGCCTCTCCCTGGGAGTCACCGGCGTCTACATCCAGGTCCTGGTCAAAATCCTGGAG tgGGCCACGGTGCGAATccagagaggacggaggcaGCAGCCCAGCGTCCCGGTCCCTCTGTCCAACG GGATCATCGAGAGGGCCGGGGGctccatggaggaggaggtgggccGGCTGCGATGCTCCCGGGCcctggagggggtggagggggcggagtcagCAGAGGGGGCGGAGTTTGCCCTGAGCGACGCCCTGTTCTTCTATAAGAAAGGCTTGGAGAGCATCGTGGACGACCAGGTGACCCAGCGCTTCTCCTCCGAGGAGCTGGCCTCCTGGAACCTCCTGACCCGCACCAACCAGAACTTCTGCTACATCAGCCTCCGCCTCACCGTCATCTGGGGCCTCGGCGTCTTCGTCCGATACTGCATCCTCTTCCCCCTCAG gATCACACTGGCCGTCATCGGCCTCTCATGGCTGGTGGTGGGAACCACGCTGGTCGGGTTCCTGCCGGAGACCAG tgcGAAGAACTGGCTGAGTGAACTGGTCCATCTGACCTGCTACAGGATCTGTGCCCGAGGCCTTTCAGCCACCATCCACTACCACAACAG AGAGAACAGACCTCAGAAAGGAGGCATCTGTGTGGCTAATCACACCACCCCCATCGACGTGGTGATTCTGGCCAACGACGGCTGCTATGCTATG GTGGGGCAGATCCACGGAGGCCTGATGGGGGTCATGCAGAGGTCCATGGTGAGGTCCTGCCCCCACGTTTGGTTCGAGAGGTCGGAGATGAAGGACCGACACGCCGTGACCAACAG GCTGAGGGCTCACATCGCAGCTAAGACCAAACTCCCCATCCTGATATTTCCTGAAG GAACCTGCGTCAACAACACCTCAGTGATGATGTTTAAGAAGGGCAGCTTTGAGATCGGGGGCACCATCTACCCGGTGGCCATCAAGTACGACCCCCGGTTTGGAGACGCCTTCTGGAACAGCAGCAAGTTCAACATGGTCAGTTACCTGCTGAGGACCATGAGCAGCTGGGCCATCGTGGTCAACGTCTGGTACCTGCCCCCCATGACCCGACAG GAACAGGACGGAGAAGACGCCGTTCAGTTCGCCAACAGAGTGAAATCAGCCATCGCTGCTCGGGGGGGTCTGCTGGACCTGGCCTG GGACGGAGGCCTGAAGAGAGGGAAAGTCAAGGATTCCctgagagaggagcagcagaagaagtACAGCAGCCTCCTCGTGGGACAGGACTCCGACTCAGACGACCAGGAACCACCAGGAACCATAGAGAACCACCAAGAACCATAG
- the gpat3 gene encoding glycerol-3-phosphate acyltransferase 3 isoform X2, with protein sequence MEDLWCAAAAVFQVWVFVVVFLIMLPAMFGLSLGVTGVYIQVLVKILEWATVRIQRGRRQQPSVPVPLSNGIIERAGGSMEEEVGRLRCSRALEGVEGAESAEGAEFALSDALFFYKKGLESIVDDQVTQRFSSEELASWNLLTRTNQNFCYISLRLTVIWGLGVFVRYCILFPLRITLAVIGLSWLVVGTTLVGFLPETSAKNWLSELVHLTCYRICARGLSATIHYHNRENRPQKGGICVANHTTPIDVVILANDGCYAMVGQIHGGLMGVMQRSMVRSCPHVWFERSEMKDRHAVTNRLRAHIAAKTKLPILIFPEGTCVNNTSVMMFKKGSFEIGGTIYPVAIKYDPRFGDAFWNSSKFNMVSYLLRTMSSWAIVVNVWYLPPMTRQDGEDAVQFANRVKSAIAARGGLLDLAWDGGLKRGKVKDSLREEQQKKYSSLLVGQDSDSDDQEPPGTIENHQEP encoded by the exons ATGGAGGACCTCTGGTGCGCGGCTGCAGCTGTTTTCCAGGTGTGGGTGTTCGTGGTGGTGTTCCTCATCATGCTGCCCGCCATGTTCGGCCTCTCCCTGGGAGTCACCGGCGTCTACATCCAGGTCCTGGTCAAAATCCTGGAG tgGGCCACGGTGCGAATccagagaggacggaggcaGCAGCCCAGCGTCCCGGTCCCTCTGTCCAACG GGATCATCGAGAGGGCCGGGGGctccatggaggaggaggtgggccGGCTGCGATGCTCCCGGGCcctggagggggtggagggggcggagtcagCAGAGGGGGCGGAGTTTGCCCTGAGCGACGCCCTGTTCTTCTATAAGAAAGGCTTGGAGAGCATCGTGGACGACCAGGTGACCCAGCGCTTCTCCTCCGAGGAGCTGGCCTCCTGGAACCTCCTGACCCGCACCAACCAGAACTTCTGCTACATCAGCCTCCGCCTCACCGTCATCTGGGGCCTCGGCGTCTTCGTCCGATACTGCATCCTCTTCCCCCTCAG gATCACACTGGCCGTCATCGGCCTCTCATGGCTGGTGGTGGGAACCACGCTGGTCGGGTTCCTGCCGGAGACCAG tgcGAAGAACTGGCTGAGTGAACTGGTCCATCTGACCTGCTACAGGATCTGTGCCCGAGGCCTTTCAGCCACCATCCACTACCACAACAG AGAGAACAGACCTCAGAAAGGAGGCATCTGTGTGGCTAATCACACCACCCCCATCGACGTGGTGATTCTGGCCAACGACGGCTGCTATGCTATG GTGGGGCAGATCCACGGAGGCCTGATGGGGGTCATGCAGAGGTCCATGGTGAGGTCCTGCCCCCACGTTTGGTTCGAGAGGTCGGAGATGAAGGACCGACACGCCGTGACCAACAG GCTGAGGGCTCACATCGCAGCTAAGACCAAACTCCCCATCCTGATATTTCCTGAAG GAACCTGCGTCAACAACACCTCAGTGATGATGTTTAAGAAGGGCAGCTTTGAGATCGGGGGCACCATCTACCCGGTGGCCATCAAGTACGACCCCCGGTTTGGAGACGCCTTCTGGAACAGCAGCAAGTTCAACATGGTCAGTTACCTGCTGAGGACCATGAGCAGCTGGGCCATCGTGGTCAACGTCTGGTACCTGCCCCCCATGACCCGACAG GACGGAGAAGACGCCGTTCAGTTCGCCAACAGAGTGAAATCAGCCATCGCTGCTCGGGGGGGTCTGCTGGACCTGGCCTG GGACGGAGGCCTGAAGAGAGGGAAAGTCAAGGATTCCctgagagaggagcagcagaagaagtACAGCAGCCTCCTCGTGGGACAGGACTCCGACTCAGACGACCAGGAACCACCAGGAACCATAGAGAACCACCAAGAACCATAG